In the genome of Acidimicrobiia bacterium, one region contains:
- a CDS encoding DUF222 domain-containing protein, whose amino-acid sequence MTTLRPAPTWIESPTDEYLRLERERVMLEARQAELLGEIDAAEAFLDEGLTSTTALLRHRVGVSAGEAARRVADARGLRAQSEVAEAFATARIDLPRVRMLLEAASVSAPLFARDRTLLIDTVAGLGTGHARRAVSYWIQAADRHAADADARHLHDRRHLHVSPTLGGMVRIDGELDPDGGQVVLTALRSLTDPAGLDPNDTRCQAQRRADALVDLCADHLAHGDAPVTGQTRPQVSVIVSTHALAGHSADPCEFDDGTVITPRAARRVACDATVTRVVMGPGSQVVDVGRATRTIPPATRTALVARDRHCRRPGCERPARWCDAHHVIHWADGGRTDLDNPSIG is encoded by the coding sequence ATGACGACGCTTCGACCGGCGCCCACCTGGATCGAGTCGCCGACCGACGAGTACCTGCGCCTGGAACGAGAACGGGTGATGCTCGAGGCCCGCCAGGCCGAGCTCCTCGGCGAGATCGACGCCGCGGAGGCCTTCCTGGATGAAGGCCTCACCTCGACCACCGCCCTGCTCCGCCATCGTGTCGGAGTCTCGGCCGGCGAGGCGGCGCGACGGGTGGCCGATGCCCGTGGCCTCCGGGCACAGTCCGAGGTGGCCGAGGCGTTCGCCACCGCCCGCATCGACCTCCCCCGCGTCCGCATGCTCCTCGAGGCGGCTTCCGTCTCCGCCCCGCTCTTCGCCCGCGACCGGACCCTGCTCATCGACACGGTGGCCGGGCTCGGCACCGGCCACGCCCGACGCGCCGTCTCCTATTGGATCCAGGCCGCCGATCGGCACGCCGCCGACGCCGACGCCCGCCATCTCCACGACCGGCGCCACCTCCACGTCTCGCCCACCCTCGGAGGAATGGTCCGCATCGATGGTGAGCTCGACCCCGACGGAGGGCAGGTCGTCCTCACCGCATTGCGATCGCTCACCGATCCGGCCGGGCTCGATCCGAACGACACCCGCTGTCAGGCGCAGCGCCGCGCCGACGCCCTGGTCGACCTCTGTGCCGACCACCTGGCCCACGGCGACGCCCCGGTGACCGGCCAGACTCGCCCCCAGGTCTCGGTGATCGTCTCCACCCACGCCCTCGCGGGCCACTCCGCCGATCCCTGCGAGTTCGACGACGGCACCGTGATCACCCCGCGGGCTGCCCGCCGGGTCGCCTGTGACGCCACCGTCACCCGCGTGGTCATGGGGCCGGGATCACAGGTGGTCGACGTGGGGCGGGCCACACGGACCATCCCACCGGCTACGCGCACCGCCCTGGTCGCCCGCGACCGCCACTGCCGCAGGCCGGGATGCGAACGGCCGGCCCGATGGTGCGACGCCCATCACGTGATCCATTGGGCCGACGGCGGCCGCACCGACCTCGACAACCCAAGCATTGGATAG
- a CDS encoding ABC transporter permease has protein sequence MKSPGPPFKSKMRLRDLLSEAAIGALSRPGRALLTSLGTMLGIGALVATVGLASTARAEVERSFNLLSVTAVTVERRSDSIIDEQSALLPWNADDQLRRLYGVVDVGSLTVVSVGEASIRSLQVADPVQVGGVLGVEVVALSPDAFNAIAATLSTGRFFDAGHDARHDRVAVLGRGAADRLGITRVDQRQAVFVGERSFTIIGVLGNVDRDASLLNAVIVPESTAREIWELLEPGRIEILTLPGAAATIAEQAALALMPNDPGQLRVSIPPEPRILREKVAADLASLSVALGVMVLLTGALGIAHTTLASVLERTHEIGIRRAVGARRKHIALQFVLESGLIGLFGGVTGAALGLATTVVVSAQRGWTPAMDLWVVTAGPIVGGIVGLASGSLPSLRAARMQPVDALRVG, from the coding sequence ATGAAGTCCCCAGGCCCTCCCTTCAAGTCGAAGATGCGTCTGAGGGACTTGCTCTCTGAAGCGGCGATCGGTGCGCTCTCACGACCAGGCAGAGCCCTCTTGACGAGTCTTGGGACCATGCTCGGGATTGGAGCGCTCGTAGCCACCGTCGGTTTGGCGAGTACGGCAAGGGCGGAAGTGGAACGCAGCTTCAACCTGCTATCCGTTACCGCCGTCACCGTGGAACGTCGAAGCGACTCGATCATCGACGAGCAGTCGGCCCTCCTTCCATGGAATGCGGACGACCAGCTGCGTCGGCTGTACGGAGTCGTTGACGTGGGGTCCTTGACCGTGGTCAGTGTCGGGGAGGCAAGCATCCGGTCTCTGCAGGTCGCTGATCCCGTCCAAGTCGGTGGTGTTCTGGGCGTAGAGGTCGTTGCTCTGTCTCCAGACGCGTTCAACGCGATCGCGGCAACATTGTCAACCGGGCGGTTCTTTGATGCCGGTCACGACGCGCGACATGACCGTGTTGCGGTGCTTGGTCGAGGCGCCGCTGATCGGCTCGGGATTACCAGAGTCGACCAACGTCAGGCAGTGTTTGTGGGCGAACGCTCATTCACGATCATTGGCGTGTTGGGCAACGTAGATCGCGACGCGTCCTTGCTCAACGCTGTAATCGTGCCAGAGTCCACAGCACGCGAGATTTGGGAACTGCTCGAACCCGGCCGGATCGAGATCCTGACCCTGCCGGGCGCTGCGGCGACGATCGCAGAACAGGCCGCGCTCGCTCTCATGCCGAATGATCCCGGACAGCTTCGGGTCTCAATCCCTCCCGAGCCGCGAATCCTCAGAGAGAAGGTCGCGGCGGATCTCGCGTCGCTGTCGGTGGCACTGGGGGTGATGGTCTTGCTCACAGGTGCTCTGGGAATTGCACATACGACCCTTGCTTCTGTGCTCGAAAGGACTCATGAAATAGGCATTCGACGGGCGGTCGGAGCACGTCGGAAGCACATCGCCCTTCAATTCGTTCTTGAATCAGGACTCATCGGTCTATTCGGTGGTGTCACAGGTGCGGCGCTCGGCCTCGCGACGACGGTGGTGGTGTCAGCGCAACGAGGGTGGACGCCAGCGATGGATCTGTGGGTCGTAACGGCCGGACCCATCGTCGGCGGGATTGTCGGTCTCGCATCGGGCTCACTTCCATCATTGCGCGCTGCACGCATGCAGCCCGTTGATGCCCTCCGAGTTGGTTAG
- the rimO gene encoding 30S ribosomal protein S12 methylthiotransferase RimO, with protein sequence MPTDAPRVWLATLGCAKNQVDSEKLRGRLATAGYAEASAPESADVVMVNTCAFIEEARRESVATVLEAADRRSQGAPLLVLGCMAQRYGAELAAALPEATAVIGMDGYGDLVGDLDALTGHQSAPTPVGDILYDALRPTPDVPYAFVKAAEGCDKRCTFCAIPGFRGRQRSRPVTDVVSEVTALCADGVREVVLVAQDLAAYGRDLDDASDLPRLIREATRAPGLERLRLLYLYPREVTDALIAAVAGNPLVAAYFDLSLQHASGRLLRAMSRPGDGGSHLELIDRIRAAAPDAALRSSFITGFPGETEADFEELMGFLEAADLDWAGFFPFSAEEGTPAATLPGQVPSVEAAERARLLASRQEEITGRHGAEQMGRTLVVLVDGVEDGVPVGRSHREAPEIDGVVRLDAGSRGQMVTARVTASYGDELLAEVLSR encoded by the coding sequence ATGCCCACCGACGCCCCCCGGGTATGGCTCGCCACGCTCGGCTGTGCCAAGAACCAGGTCGACTCCGAGAAGCTCCGGGGAAGGCTGGCGACCGCCGGTTACGCCGAGGCATCGGCACCGGAGTCGGCCGACGTGGTCATGGTCAACACCTGCGCCTTCATCGAGGAGGCGCGTCGGGAGTCGGTCGCCACCGTCCTCGAGGCCGCCGATCGCCGGTCGCAGGGTGCTCCCCTCCTCGTCCTGGGGTGCATGGCGCAGCGATACGGTGCCGAGTTGGCGGCGGCGCTCCCCGAGGCGACGGCCGTGATCGGAATGGACGGGTACGGCGATCTGGTGGGGGACCTCGACGCCCTCACCGGGCACCAATCGGCGCCCACCCCGGTGGGCGACATCCTCTACGACGCCCTCCGGCCCACCCCGGACGTGCCATACGCCTTCGTCAAGGCGGCCGAGGGCTGCGACAAGCGGTGCACGTTCTGTGCCATTCCGGGGTTCCGCGGGCGCCAGCGGTCACGGCCCGTCACCGACGTGGTGTCCGAGGTGACCGCGCTCTGCGCCGACGGGGTGCGCGAGGTGGTCCTGGTGGCACAGGATCTCGCCGCCTACGGACGCGATCTCGACGACGCCTCCGATCTTCCCCGGCTGATCAGGGAGGCGACTCGGGCACCCGGCCTGGAGCGGCTGCGACTGCTCTATCTCTACCCGCGTGAGGTCACCGACGCCCTGATCGCAGCGGTCGCCGGCAACCCGCTGGTCGCTGCGTACTTCGATCTCAGCCTCCAGCACGCTTCGGGCCGGCTGCTGCGAGCCATGAGCCGTCCCGGCGACGGCGGCTCGCATCTCGAGCTGATCGACCGCATCCGCGCGGCGGCGCCCGACGCCGCCCTGAGGTCTTCGTTCATCACCGGGTTCCCCGGTGAGACCGAAGCCGACTTCGAGGAGCTCATGGGGTTCCTCGAAGCGGCCGACCTGGACTGGGCGGGGTTCTTCCCCTTCTCGGCGGAGGAGGGCACCCCGGCGGCGACCCTCCCCGGGCAGGTCCCCTCGGTGGAGGCGGCGGAGCGGGCGCGGCTGCTGGCGTCACGCCAGGAGGAGATCACGGGGCGACACGGTGCCGAGCAGATGGGGAGAACGCTGGTGGTGCTCGTCGACGGGGTCGAGGACGGGGTACCCGTGGGACGGTCTCATCGCGAGGCGCCCGAGATCGACGGCGTGGTCCGCCTCGACGCGGGGAGCCGGGGGCAGATGGTCACCGCCCGGGTCACGGCGTCGTACGGCGACGAGCTGCTCGCAGAGGTGCTCTCACGATGA
- a CDS encoding flavin reductase family protein, translated as MIHDSHPFATPDEERDPVRRFRGRLSAPVTVVTAGNGERRTGLTVSSLMVADGEPGRVFFLCGHNTDLSDRVVEAGGFVVHVLGWVDRHLADRFSGRVPSPGGLFLGIEASDGPRGPLIAALPTRAECRLISTTDVGWYLLIEGEVESVALGEPVAPLQYHRGRFPPPPGHS; from the coding sequence GTGATCCACGATTCGCATCCCTTCGCCACCCCGGACGAGGAGCGTGATCCGGTGCGGAGGTTTCGGGGCCGGCTGTCCGCCCCGGTTACGGTGGTGACCGCCGGGAACGGAGAACGGCGGACCGGGCTCACCGTCTCCTCCCTGATGGTGGCCGACGGCGAGCCGGGTCGGGTGTTCTTCCTCTGCGGCCACAACACCGACCTCTCGGATCGTGTGGTCGAGGCCGGCGGGTTCGTGGTCCACGTCCTGGGGTGGGTCGATCGGCACCTGGCCGATCGGTTCTCGGGACGGGTTCCAAGTCCCGGGGGCCTGTTCCTGGGGATCGAGGCGAGCGACGGACCCCGCGGCCCGCTGATCGCCGCCCTGCCCACCAGGGCCGAGTGCCGCTTGATTTCGACCACGGATGTCGGCTGGTACCTGTTGATCGAGGGGGAGGTGGAATCGGTGGCGCTCGGCGAGCCGGTGGCCCCGCTGCAGTACCACAGGGGCCGTTTCCCGCCGCCACCGGGCCACTCCTAG
- a CDS encoding TIGR04141 family sporadically distributed protein: protein MVDARRHLTAFLMRPGTSREDVVRGVDGLTEKRLTRESGLEGALYLKTSEETVPWWVEFLDPISSDDLRAPAIRTTSALLVLRPAISGPNSRIVCFTFGHGRYLINQRYVDRTFGIRVALNTVDPARLRGFNTWRQDDVVVRTTLQSSSGTDLGAFSLDIFRDILQGAAGATKSLYEAVVGPLVRGSTGVTIDVRISAEGLAEKARDLLQISRRDDYKTDFAFVDFVQRVDEDTSESLDRKLAAALIAVGEQGDSEFRCLYLAAPEVLELEKLEGFAFSSERGREKTFRTDLRLEEYLSTREDDVSIDRIHGDKVLIRYEGAEHRNLASVYRCLIAEVDGPAGETYQLVDGDWYQIESDFVKRIRSDTARIRLSSVRFPVLMDTDDEPAYNKRAASELGALLLDKKTIPIGGGANKIEFCDLALPDRKTLVFAKRRSQSSTLSHLWSQATVAMDSVLGDEAFRRRLTSRIRRLNPTFVDLAEDGKVGSDYNVVYLILGTAHNGSPAEDLPFFSQVALAQAARTLGNMGVGVSLAGLPWTPAAS, encoded by the coding sequence ATGGTCGATGCTCGTCGCCACCTGACCGCGTTTCTGATGAGGCCGGGAACGTCTCGAGAGGATGTAGTGCGCGGCGTAGACGGGTTGACCGAGAAGAGACTCACACGTGAGTCAGGGCTGGAGGGCGCCCTCTATCTAAAGACGTCGGAAGAGACGGTCCCATGGTGGGTCGAGTTCCTCGACCCGATCTCAAGCGATGATCTCCGGGCTCCAGCGATCCGCACCACGAGCGCGCTCCTCGTCCTACGACCGGCCATTTCCGGTCCGAACAGCCGGATCGTCTGCTTCACGTTCGGGCACGGCCGCTACCTGATCAACCAGCGCTATGTCGATCGGACATTTGGGATCCGGGTCGCTCTCAACACGGTAGATCCGGCACGCCTGCGGGGCTTCAACACATGGCGCCAGGATGATGTCGTTGTTAGAACGACCCTTCAGTCGAGCAGCGGCACCGACCTTGGCGCCTTCTCTCTCGACATCTTCAGGGACATCCTTCAGGGTGCCGCCGGGGCGACCAAGAGCCTCTACGAAGCAGTGGTTGGCCCGCTTGTGAGAGGATCGACGGGCGTCACGATTGATGTGCGCATAAGCGCCGAAGGGCTAGCCGAGAAGGCCCGAGATCTCCTTCAGATCTCTCGTCGCGACGACTACAAGACCGACTTCGCATTCGTGGACTTCGTGCAACGAGTCGATGAGGACACCTCTGAGTCCTTGGACCGGAAGCTCGCGGCCGCACTCATTGCTGTCGGCGAGCAAGGAGACTCGGAGTTCCGCTGCCTATACCTCGCCGCGCCTGAAGTGCTTGAACTGGAGAAACTCGAAGGCTTCGCTTTCTCAAGCGAGAGAGGCCGCGAGAAGACCTTCCGCACGGATCTCCGACTTGAGGAGTACCTATCGACGCGCGAAGACGACGTAAGCATCGATCGGATACATGGAGACAAGGTGCTCATCCGCTACGAGGGCGCAGAGCATCGAAACCTGGCGAGCGTCTATCGATGCCTGATCGCCGAAGTCGACGGTCCCGCGGGCGAGACCTACCAACTCGTAGATGGAGACTGGTACCAGATCGAGTCAGACTTCGTGAAGCGGATTCGATCTGACACAGCTCGAATACGACTGAGCTCAGTCCGGTTCCCCGTGCTCATGGACACAGATGACGAGCCCGCCTACAACAAGCGGGCCGCGAGTGAGCTGGGCGCGCTGCTGCTCGACAAGAAGACCATCCCCATCGGAGGCGGTGCCAACAAGATCGAGTTCTGCGATCTCGCGCTGCCGGATCGCAAGACTCTCGTGTTCGCGAAGCGACGATCTCAGTCGAGCACCCTCAGCCACCTGTGGAGTCAAGCGACGGTGGCAATGGACTCAGTCCTCGGCGACGAAGCCTTCCGAAGGCGGCTGACCTCGAGGATCAGGCGCCTCAACCCTACTTTCGTAGACCTCGCTGAAGACGGCAAGGTTGGATCGGACTACAACGTCGTGTACCTGATCCTCGGAACAGCACACAATGGGAGCCCTGCGGAGGACCTGCCCTTCTTCAGCCAGGTGGCGCTGGCGCAAGCAGCACGCACCCTCGGGAACATGGGCGTAGGAGTCTCCCTTGCGGGGCTCCCCTGGACCCCGGCTGCCTCGTAG
- a CDS encoding peptidoglycan-binding domain-containing protein, producing MNRRIFIAFLSTTLMAAIAASIAISKLATPQEASAETTLPPPQPVTVPVQLVRITNQVVTRGTLGFDSLGTLSAADVEVSGLLPVITWLPEAGTIINEGDVVYEIAGRPAIVLPGEFPLFRTATAGATGKDIAVLQEALTQLGLYDGPTNGIYGRATRDAIQMLYESQGYSPLPGRPAPRTEILIVATVPFRVGDLRARVGDIAAGPILEISGVELGIDTAVSLDEVDYLAVGDSGTVEVGIGLTAIEAIVTEIATRPGTQGAGPDEVFVRLTPVQRDLEVQGPQPVRIRIEIESRSTPEPVLAVPLAALFSRGDSRTYVTVVTPAGVTSDVEVLTGLSSPDGMVEVDPVVVGQLTVGDLVIVGTAPSG from the coding sequence ATGAACCGTCGCATCTTCATCGCGTTTCTGTCTACGACTTTGATGGCGGCGATCGCTGCCTCGATCGCGATTTCTAAGCTCGCTACACCCCAGGAGGCGTCTGCGGAAACCACTCTGCCGCCCCCCCAACCAGTCACGGTGCCTGTTCAGCTGGTGCGCATCACGAATCAAGTGGTCACTCGTGGCACGCTCGGGTTCGACAGCCTCGGCACACTATCCGCGGCTGATGTTGAGGTGAGCGGCCTCCTGCCGGTCATCACGTGGCTTCCCGAGGCGGGAACAATCATCAACGAGGGAGACGTCGTTTACGAGATCGCGGGTCGCCCGGCAATCGTTCTACCTGGAGAGTTCCCGCTGTTCCGCACCGCCACAGCCGGGGCAACCGGGAAGGACATCGCGGTTCTGCAGGAGGCGCTCACACAGCTGGGACTCTACGACGGACCCACAAACGGGATCTACGGACGCGCAACCCGAGACGCCATTCAGATGCTCTACGAATCCCAAGGGTACTCACCTCTCCCGGGAAGGCCAGCACCGAGAACCGAAATCCTGATTGTCGCAACTGTTCCGTTCCGCGTGGGCGACTTACGCGCTCGGGTCGGGGACATTGCAGCAGGACCGATTTTGGAGATCTCCGGCGTGGAACTTGGCATTGACACTGCCGTGAGTCTTGACGAGGTTGATTATCTTGCTGTTGGAGATAGTGGCACCGTTGAAGTTGGCATCGGCCTCACGGCGATTGAAGCGATCGTCACGGAAATCGCGACACGCCCGGGCACGCAGGGCGCCGGGCCCGATGAGGTGTTTGTCAGACTCACACCTGTTCAGCGAGACCTGGAGGTTCAGGGACCCCAGCCTGTCCGGATCAGGATCGAGATCGAGTCTCGCTCAACGCCCGAACCAGTGCTCGCTGTCCCGCTCGCCGCGCTTTTCAGCAGGGGAGACTCGAGGACCTACGTGACGGTTGTGACGCCGGCGGGGGTGACTTCGGACGTTGAGGTGCTGACAGGACTGAGTAGTCCCGATGGCATGGTTGAGGTCGATCCCGTTGTAGTCGGTCAGCTCACCGTGGGTGACCTAGTGATCGTTGGCACAGCGCCCAGTGGCTAG
- a CDS encoding inositol monophosphatase family protein: MELRSDLLVAIEAADAADAVTLARFRAVDLRIDTKADSTPVTEADRAAEMAIRGVLATARPADAVAGEEYGTEGSGQRRWIVDPIDATLNYMRGVPVWGTLIALEIDGEIAVGVVSAPALGHRWWASRGGGAWRNATAMRASSVDTLEEATYSMNSLVDHERRGWTGAIDLSRRCGRTRGFGDFLSFMFLADGAVDVVTEPVAAEWDLAPLIVIVEEAGGRFTDRSGARTVRGGNAVATNGPLHEVVLEMVGT, encoded by the coding sequence ATGGAACTCCGCTCCGACCTGCTGGTGGCGATCGAAGCCGCCGACGCCGCCGACGCGGTCACGCTGGCCCGCTTCCGGGCGGTCGACCTCCGCATCGACACCAAGGCCGACTCCACTCCCGTGACCGAGGCGGATCGCGCCGCCGAGATGGCGATCCGGGGTGTTCTCGCCACAGCCCGCCCCGCCGACGCCGTGGCCGGCGAGGAGTACGGCACCGAGGGTTCCGGCCAAAGACGATGGATCGTCGACCCCATCGACGCCACGCTCAACTACATGAGGGGGGTGCCGGTGTGGGGAACCCTCATCGCCCTGGAGATCGACGGGGAGATCGCAGTGGGGGTGGTCTCGGCGCCGGCCTTGGGACATCGCTGGTGGGCGTCACGCGGCGGCGGCGCCTGGCGCAACGCCACCGCGATGCGTGCCTCCTCGGTGGACACCCTGGAGGAGGCGACGTACTCGATGAACTCGCTCGTCGACCACGAACGCCGCGGATGGACCGGTGCGATCGACCTGAGCCGGCGTTGCGGCAGGACCCGCGGCTTCGGCGACTTCCTCTCCTTCATGTTCCTCGCCGACGGCGCCGTCGACGTCGTCACCGAGCCGGTGGCGGCGGAGTGGGACCTGGCCCCGCTGATCGTGATCGTCGAGGAGGCGGGGGGACGGTTCACCGACCGCTCCGGGGCGAGGACCGTGCGCGGCGGGAACGCCGTGGCGACCAACGGTCCGCTCCACGAGGTGGTGTTGGAGATGGTCGGGACCTAG
- a CDS encoding ABC transporter ATP-binding protein, which yields MSLEVWRGDYIAVRGRSGSGKSTLLNIIGLLDKPTDGDHEFLEHQVAYLGDAERSAIRGHEIGFVFQDYHLSRHRTAEDDVMVGMLYSGVARRERRALATKALSRVGLNLRSQFLSRDLSGGERQRVAIARAIARTPSLLLCDEPTGNLDSDTAGTVLDLIDELHSDGLTVVIVTHDPRLGNRASRVLTLDDGTLSEA from the coding sequence GTGAGCCTTGAAGTGTGGCGTGGCGACTACATTGCCGTTAGGGGGCGGTCGGGCTCAGGGAAATCCACCTTGCTGAACATCATCGGTCTCCTGGACAAGCCCACGGATGGTGACCACGAATTCCTCGAGCATCAGGTTGCTTATCTAGGCGATGCGGAACGGTCCGCCATCCGAGGCCACGAGATCGGCTTCGTGTTCCAGGACTACCACCTGTCAAGACATCGAACCGCTGAGGATGACGTGATGGTCGGCATGTTGTACAGCGGGGTTGCGCGAAGGGAGCGGCGAGCGCTCGCAACGAAGGCCCTCTCGCGGGTCGGACTCAATCTCAGATCGCAGTTCTTGTCCAGAGACCTCTCGGGAGGAGAGCGCCAACGGGTTGCGATCGCTCGAGCGATCGCGAGAACCCCGTCCCTCCTGTTGTGCGATGAGCCCACTGGGAACCTCGACAGTGACACAGCGGGAACGGTGCTCGACTTGATAGACGAGCTGCACTCTGATGGCCTCACCGTCGTGATTGTCACTCACGATCCACGCTTGGGTAACCGCGCTTCACGAGTCCTGACCCTCGACGACGGAACTCTCTCGGAGGCGTAG
- a CDS encoding recombinase family protein: MAARKPTAAAIYCRISLDKTGEGLGVARQEVLGRRLAAAKGWPVAEVYVDGSTSAFNGKVRPAYRRMLSDLEAGLRDAVICVDLDRLTRHPAELEEFVALADRLRIALANVSGDTDLGSSDGRLKARIMGAVARQESERKGERVAREAEQAARRGIPRGSRRPFGWEDDKTTIRPSEAELVREAARRVLAGETVPAVARDFNRRGIPSPQAARYGWSAATLMGVLRNPRIAGLRTYKGQVVADGQWQPILKRAEWETLAARIRRVARPGRPSSHLLSGIARCGRCGGPLWTSWRPGNDGTRVARYACVARPGGPGCGKLTVTAAPLDELVRDAVIFAVSGPELAKTLAARRRGDAGETQAARELTAAEARREEAAAMFGAGEITRREWLKIREVTDQRIADASRLLSRHRGPTANLPKSHKALRQAWDTGSVEWRRALITAVVATLTVKPVTRPINTFDPDRIDITWAA, translated from the coding sequence GTGGCTGCCAGGAAACCGACGGCGGCGGCGATCTATTGCCGGATCAGCTTGGACAAGACCGGCGAAGGGTTGGGGGTGGCCCGCCAGGAGGTGTTGGGTCGCAGGCTGGCGGCGGCGAAGGGTTGGCCGGTGGCCGAGGTGTATGTGGATGGTTCGACCTCGGCGTTCAACGGCAAGGTGCGGCCCGCCTACCGGCGGATGCTTTCCGATCTCGAAGCGGGTCTGCGGGATGCGGTGATCTGTGTGGATCTGGACCGGTTGACCCGGCATCCGGCGGAGTTGGAGGAGTTCGTCGCCCTCGCCGATCGGCTGCGGATCGCTTTGGCGAATGTGTCGGGTGACACCGACCTGGGGAGCTCTGACGGGCGCCTGAAGGCTCGGATCATGGGGGCGGTGGCCCGTCAGGAGTCGGAGCGTAAGGGGGAGCGGGTGGCCCGGGAGGCGGAGCAGGCGGCCCGGCGGGGCATCCCCCGTGGTTCGCGCCGTCCGTTCGGCTGGGAGGACGACAAGACCACGATCCGACCTTCTGAGGCGGAGCTGGTGCGGGAAGCGGCGCGTCGGGTACTGGCCGGGGAGACGGTGCCGGCGGTGGCCCGGGACTTCAACCGCCGGGGTATCCCGTCGCCGCAGGCGGCACGGTACGGCTGGTCGGCGGCCACGCTGATGGGGGTGCTGCGCAACCCCCGGATCGCCGGACTGCGCACCTACAAGGGTCAGGTGGTCGCCGACGGGCAGTGGCAGCCGATCCTCAAGCGTGCCGAGTGGGAGACCCTGGCCGCACGGATCCGGCGGGTGGCCCGGCCGGGGCGTCCCTCGTCGCATCTGCTCTCCGGTATTGCCCGCTGCGGGCGGTGTGGCGGGCCGCTGTGGACCTCGTGGCGTCCTGGCAACGATGGCACCAGGGTGGCCCGTTACGCCTGTGTGGCTCGTCCCGGGGGGCCGGGTTGCGGCAAACTCACCGTCACCGCGGCTCCCCTCGACGAGCTGGTCCGCGACGCGGTGATCTTCGCTGTCTCCGGCCCCGAGTTGGCCAAGACCCTGGCCGCCCGACGCCGCGGCGACGCTGGAGAGACCCAGGCAGCCCGGGAACTCACCGCCGCCGAGGCGCGGCGGGAGGAGGCTGCGGCCATGTTCGGTGCCGGTGAGATCACCCGACGGGAGTGGCTCAAGATCCGCGAAGTCACCGACCAGCGCATCGCCGACGCCTCCCGGCTACTAAGCCGTCACCGCGGACCCACTGCCAACCTTCCCAAATCCCACAAGGCTCTTCGCCAAGCCTGGGATACCGGCAGCGTCGAGTGGCGCCGCGCCCTGATCACCGCGGTCGTCGCCACCCTCACCGTCAAACCCGTCACCCGGCCGATCAACACCTTCGACCCCGACCGCATCGACATCACCTGGGCCGCCTGA